One region of Ahniella affigens genomic DNA includes:
- a CDS encoding S8 family serine peptidase, translated as MKRRTLLKQTLAASAVTMAFATSAMAAAELRYAQRPVQGQYIVVLKDQVASLSVERNSAKPSIASVANSIAAAHKAQVFRTFNAALRGFVIKADDKALVSMLNDDRIAYIEEDGYVYANATQTGATWGIDRTDQRDLPLNSSYTYNTTASNVHAYIIDTGVLGTHTQFTGRMGNGFTAISDANGTNDCNGHGTHVAGTVGGTTYGIAKGVTVHPVRVLGCDGSGTNSGVIGGVDWVRTNHVKPAVANMSLGGGASQALDDAITAVSNAGVIVVVAAGNDNANACNYSPARAAAAITVGSTTNTDARSSFSNFGTCLDIFAPGSNILSSWYTGTSATNTISGTSMASPHVAGVVALYLADNPTASVSAATAAVLNGSTPNKVTSPGTGSPNRLLYSLFSGSTTPDTTAPSNPASAAATAASSSQINLSWTASTDTGGSGLAGYKVERCSGAGCTAFAEVGTATSNSFSSTGLAASTSYSFRVRAYDGAGNNSGYSNTATATTPAATGTVLSNGVAVTGLAAAAGNSLNYTMVVPAGATNLTFNTSGGTGDSDMYVKFGSAPTDTVYDCRPYASGNTEACTFATPSAGTYYVRLKAYSAFSGLSLVGSYTTGGGGGGTQTYTNTNDVTIGDNTTVNSPIVVSGRSGNAPSNASVTVAIVHTYQGDLKVDLVAPDGTLYNIHNRTGGGTDNVNKTVTLNLSSEALNGTWNLRVNDNAAGDTGYINSWSVTF; from the coding sequence ATGAAGCGTCGTACCTTGCTCAAGCAAACTCTGGCCGCCTCCGCGGTCACCATGGCTTTTGCCACCTCGGCAATGGCCGCTGCTGAACTGCGCTATGCCCAACGTCCGGTGCAAGGCCAGTATATTGTGGTGCTGAAAGACCAAGTGGCTTCGTTGTCGGTCGAGCGCAACAGCGCCAAACCGAGCATCGCATCCGTTGCCAACTCAATCGCCGCGGCTCACAAAGCGCAAGTGTTTCGAACCTTCAACGCTGCGCTCCGCGGCTTTGTGATCAAAGCCGATGACAAGGCGCTGGTGTCGATGCTGAATGATGATCGCATCGCCTATATCGAAGAAGACGGCTATGTTTATGCCAACGCGACGCAAACCGGCGCGACCTGGGGCATCGACCGTACCGACCAGCGCGATCTGCCACTGAACAGCTCGTACACGTACAACACCACGGCCTCGAACGTCCACGCGTACATCATCGACACCGGCGTGCTCGGCACGCACACGCAGTTCACGGGTCGCATGGGCAATGGCTTCACCGCGATCTCCGACGCCAACGGCACGAATGACTGTAATGGTCACGGTACACACGTGGCCGGTACGGTCGGCGGCACGACCTACGGTATCGCCAAGGGCGTGACGGTTCACCCGGTCCGCGTGCTGGGTTGCGACGGCTCGGGCACCAACTCCGGCGTGATCGGCGGCGTCGACTGGGTCCGCACGAACCATGTCAAGCCCGCTGTGGCCAACATGAGCTTGGGTGGCGGCGCCTCGCAAGCACTCGATGACGCCATCACGGCCGTCAGCAACGCCGGTGTGATCGTCGTCGTGGCCGCTGGTAACGACAACGCGAATGCCTGCAACTACTCGCCAGCGCGCGCTGCAGCCGCCATCACCGTTGGTTCGACAACCAACACCGACGCCCGTTCGAGCTTCTCGAACTTCGGCACCTGCCTCGACATCTTCGCGCCAGGCTCGAACATCCTGTCGTCCTGGTACACCGGCACGTCGGCGACCAACACGATCAGCGGTACCTCGATGGCCTCGCCACACGTGGCTGGCGTCGTCGCCCTGTACCTCGCTGACAACCCAACCGCTTCGGTGTCGGCCGCAACGGCTGCCGTGCTGAACGGCTCGACCCCGAACAAGGTGACCAGCCCAGGCACCGGCTCGCCGAACCGCCTGCTGTACTCGCTGTTCTCGGGCAGCACGACGCCAGACACGACGGCGCCGAGCAACCCGGCCAGCGCCGCCGCAACGGCCGCAAGCAGCAGCCAGATCAACCTGAGCTGGACGGCTTCGACCGATACCGGTGGCTCGGGCCTCGCGGGTTACAAGGTGGAACGCTGCTCGGGCGCAGGTTGCACGGCCTTCGCTGAAGTCGGCACCGCGACCTCGAACAGCTTCTCGAGCACCGGCCTCGCCGCCTCGACGAGCTACAGCTTCCGCGTTCGTGCTTATGACGGCGCTGGCAACAACTCCGGCTACTCGAACACCGCCACGGCTACCACTCCGGCCGCGACCGGCACGGTGCTGAGCAACGGTGTTGCCGTGACCGGCCTCGCTGCCGCCGCTGGCAATTCGCTGAACTACACGATGGTCGTGCCAGCAGGCGCCACCAACCTGACGTTCAACACCTCGGGTGGCACGGGTGACTCCGATATGTACGTCAAGTTTGGTTCGGCACCGACCGACACCGTCTATGACTGCCGTCCGTACGCCTCGGGCAACACCGAAGCCTGCACGTTCGCAACCCCGTCGGCTGGTACCTACTACGTGCGTCTGAAAGCCTACTCGGCCTTCAGTGGCCTGAGCCTGGTCGGCAGCTACACGACGGGCGGCGGCGGTGGCGGCACGCAGACCTACACCAACACCAACGACGTCACGATTGGCGACAACACGACGGTCAACAGCCCGATTGTGGTCTCCGGCCGCAGCGGCAATGCCCCAAGCAATGCCTCGGTGACGGTGGCGATCGTGCACACCTACCAGGGCGACCTGAAGGTCGACCTCGTGGCGCCGGATGGCACGCTGTACAACATCCACAACCGCACGGGCGGTGGCACTGACAACGTCAACAAGACGGTCACGCTGAACCTGTCGTCGGAAGCGTTGAATGGCACCTGGAACCTGCGCGTCAATGACAACGCCGCTGGTGACACGGGCTACATCAACTCTTGGTCCGTGACGTTCTGA
- a CDS encoding DNA-3-methyladenine glycosylase family protein yields the protein MPKINHPRGFDLESAHRSLRKAEPRFKAWMRKIQIDVDWHRPFDPVDALANAILYQQLSGKAAATIVGRVRAQHCQDAKGRMTADNLARAPAEGLRACGVSGNKALALKDLAEKAQLGVVPNARSLRYLSDEELIERLTQVRGIGRWTVEMMLIFRLGRPDVFPIDDLGVRKGAQVLLELDEMPKPKALLELGQDWSPHRTLASLYLWRIADSLKPVRAPTPRSQD from the coding sequence ATGCCCAAGATCAATCACCCCCGCGGCTTCGACCTGGAAAGCGCCCACCGTAGCCTGCGGAAGGCCGAGCCGCGATTCAAGGCTTGGATGCGCAAAATCCAGATCGACGTGGACTGGCACCGTCCGTTTGATCCGGTCGACGCGCTGGCCAACGCCATCCTGTACCAGCAGCTCAGTGGCAAGGCCGCCGCGACGATCGTCGGCCGCGTGCGCGCGCAGCATTGCCAGGACGCTAAGGGCCGGATGACTGCCGACAACTTGGCTCGGGCGCCCGCCGAAGGGTTGCGCGCTTGCGGGGTGTCGGGCAACAAGGCACTGGCGCTGAAGGACCTGGCCGAGAAAGCCCAACTCGGCGTCGTGCCAAACGCTCGCAGCTTGCGTTACCTCAGCGATGAGGAGCTGATCGAACGGCTGACGCAAGTCCGCGGTATTGGCCGCTGGACGGTGGAAATGATGCTGATCTTTCGCCTGGGCCGGCCCGATGTGTTTCCGATCGACGACCTGGGGGTCCGCAAAGGGGCCCAAGTGTTGCTGGAGCTCGACGAGATGCCAAAGCCCAAGGCCTTGCTGGAACTGGGCCAAGACTGGTCGCCGCACCGCACCCTCGCCAGCCTGTACCTCTGGCGCATCGCCGATAGTCTGAAACCGGTTCGGGCCCCCACGCCACGAAGCCAGGACTGA
- a CDS encoding DUF2007 domain-containing protein, translated as MQQIVISGSRHQPWTGIPGLVFPGPPGHGLAMRCLYEAETVIDACLVRDYLESESFAAIVVGDALSGSFGMMPGLVRVLVPEADWPAATAALADWLDTLNPPIPGRLLPWPELNPGIA; from the coding sequence ATGCAACAAATTGTGATTTCCGGATCACGACATCAACCCTGGACCGGCATTCCGGGCCTTGTGTTTCCTGGCCCACCCGGGCATGGTCTGGCCATGCGCTGCCTTTATGAAGCTGAGACGGTCATCGACGCCTGCCTGGTCCGGGACTACCTGGAGTCAGAGTCTTTTGCTGCAATCGTCGTGGGCGATGCCTTGTCTGGCTCATTCGGGATGATGCCCGGCCTGGTCCGGGTGCTGGTTCCGGAAGCGGACTGGCCGGCCGCGACTGCGGCGCTAGCCGACTGGCTGGATACCCTGAATCCGCCGATTCCGGGACGGTTGCTGCCTTGGCCCGAACTGAACCCCGGAATCGCCTGA
- a CDS encoding zf-TFIIB domain-containing protein, with amino-acid sequence MLSNCPSCQESELVATELQQGLPAHTCRSCHGSLLLLQHYRSWRATLEGAKVDASPDRVDQAKATSESQAMLRCPSCRGFMTKFRFSSDSKNQVDLCAHCDAVWLDRGEWILVEHLARAGLLTRVFEPGWQTKLRQEEARRRAEERWKTQLGEDYERAREIRNWLAGRDKCKELMAYLYLAQTEGPV; translated from the coding sequence ATGCTGTCGAATTGCCCCAGCTGTCAGGAATCCGAACTGGTCGCCACCGAACTGCAGCAAGGGCTACCCGCCCACACGTGCCGAAGCTGCCACGGATCGCTACTGCTGCTCCAGCATTACCGAAGCTGGCGGGCGACACTCGAAGGCGCCAAGGTGGATGCCTCGCCCGATCGCGTTGACCAGGCAAAGGCCACATCGGAGTCCCAGGCCATGCTGCGCTGCCCGTCGTGCCGGGGCTTCATGACCAAGTTCCGATTCAGTTCGGACAGCAAGAATCAAGTCGACCTGTGTGCGCATTGCGATGCGGTCTGGCTGGATCGCGGCGAGTGGATCTTAGTCGAGCATCTCGCCCGCGCTGGCCTCTTGACCCGCGTATTTGAACCGGGCTGGCAAACCAAGCTGCGCCAGGAAGAGGCTCGTCGGCGCGCTGAAGAGCGCTGGAAAACGCAGCTGGGCGAGGACTACGAACGTGCGCGTGAGATTCGCAATTGGCTCGCGGGTCGCGACAAATGCAAGGAATTGATGGCGTACCTGTATCTGGCGCAGACGGAAGGGCCGGTTTGA